The DNA segment GATAACCAATGAAAATAATAACTTATTAATAATCGGTTTCTTTTATGTAATCATTGCTTTCATAGTAAACCTAGTCATACTCTTGATATTGGTAATATTATCATTTGTTTATAGAAATCATCAATCCGATATTTTAAAATACGCCTCCATACAACTTATTAATATCCCTATTGCAATAGCCTATATATTCATTCTTTTCAATTAACAAACATCAAATTATTATGGAAACTAGTCAAAATCCAAAGAATTTCTTTCAATCTGCCACCGCAAAAATTATAATGGTAGGTTTACTAACACTCGTACTACTTATACCGTTACAATATGTAAAGAACCTTATTTTAGAACGCTCTAACAGGCAAAAAGAGGTAATAATCGATATTAATCAAAAATGGGGTGGCAGCGTTTACTTTTATGGTCCTGTTTTAAAAGTGCCTTACACCTCCTATACTGAAACAAAAGTTACTGACGAAAAAACAAAGCAGGTAACCATAAACCGAACTGCAAATACTAACTATGCTTATTTTTTTCCAGATGAGCTTAATGCAATAGCCAATGTAACTACCGAAGAAAGAAACCGAAGCAATTACAAGTCGGTTTTATTTAACTCTAAAATGAACTTTAAAGGTGTTTATACTATGCCCGATTTTAGTACTGAAAGTATTGCAGATGCAGACATACAGTGGGATAAAGCTTCGGTAATAATCGAAACCAATAATATTAAAGGTATTAAGGGAGAGGTAGCCATGACTATTGGTTCGCAAAAATATATTTTTGAACCAGCTGCTGATAATAGTAGTTTCACTAAAGGTTCTTATGCTGCTTTAGAAACAAAATCTATTAATGTAAAAGAAGTTTTTAATACTAAGTCTATACCCTTTAACTTTGATATTAGTTACAATGGTAGTGAGTACATTAAAATAGTACCTATTGGTAAACAAACTACTGCAAAAATGACTTCGAACTGGAATTCACCAGGATTTCAGGGCGATTTTATCCCCGAAAATAAAAACATAACTGATAGTGGTTTTACTGCCGAATGGAAAATATCATTCCTTAACCGACCATTTGTACAACAGCATTTTGGTAAACTGCCTAACCTTAGCGAGTATAGTTTTGATGTTGATTTTGTAATCCCTGTAAACCAGTATCAGCAAAGCGAACGAGCAGCTAAATATGGCTTTCTTGTTATCGGACTTACTTTTTTGGTCTTTTTCCTGATACAAACCATTAGCAAAATAAACATCCATATCTTTCAATACAGTATGATAGGTCTTGCTCTTATTATGTTCTATACGCTGTTGATTTCCGTAACAGAACATAGCTCTTTCAAATTTGCCTATGCTATATCAGGCGTAGCAGTTATAGTAATGATAGGACTTTACTCATTATCAATACTGAAAAACAAGAAATTCCCATTGCTAATTACTACATCATTGGGTGCTTTATACACCTTTATATATGTAATAATACAATTAGAAAATTATGCCCTATTAGTAGGTAGCATCGGGCTATTCCTGATATTAGGTGCGGTTATGTATGTATCCAGAAAAATTGATTGGAGCAATAGTCATGCTTAATTAATGTTTTTCATACTTCAGAGCTCTATGCTCTGAGGTATTTTTTTTAAGCTCAGTCACTTTTATAAGCACATCACTTTCAAGATTTACAACCTCTCCTGTTACAGTAATATCTTCACCCATTTTTACAGTTTTATATTGTTGTTTAGGATCATCCATATTAGCGATGCTTACAGTAGCTGAATATACTTCTCCTGATGGGGTATGTATTTTTGCAGTATAACCGTCTTTACCATTAATTATTTCGGTTACTCTACCCTCAATAGTTATAACCTCACCATCAGCATGCTTAGAGCTGCTAGGTATAGTTACTTCTGTGGTATTAGTCGCTGTAGTATCGTTTAACTCTATAACAGCAGGCTCTGTGGCATCCTGCTTTTTATTATTACAAGCAGTTAATATTGTTACTATACTTAGCGTGATTAGTACTTTTTTCATGATTCCTATTTTCATCAAAGATATTACGTTTTAAAGTAATAAAAAACCGCCTCACGATTGTGAGACGGTTTTATTATTATAGAAACTAAATATTTTTTAGTGAGCGCCACCTATTTCTACTTCTTCAGCGATACCTTGTTTTTTTAATACTTTAACTACATACCATCCGTAAAAAGCAATGTATGCAAAACAAAGTACAGGTATAAAATAAGAACTGTGAATACCAATTATATCAGAAATCTTACCTTGTAATGGAGGAATAATACCACCTCCTAAAATCATCATTACTAAGAGAGCAGATCCTTGAGAAGTATATTTACCAATACCTACAATAGCTAACGAAAATATAGAAGGCCACATAATACTACAAAATAATCCGCCACTCATAAAGGCATATATAGCTACATTTCCTGTTGTAAATAAACCGATAAGCATAGCTGTCATACCTAATAATCCGAAAATCATCAATGTTTTTGCAGGATGATCTTGCCCCATAAAGAAACCAACTATTTGTATTAATACTATTGCTGCATAAGCATATAACGGTGTAATATCTTGACCTGAAACATAATTAGCCAATAGTACTACACCAAAGGCAATATAAGGTACTACTATAAGTAATACTTTTTTCATAGAGTTGCTTGGGTTAAATACCGTTATAGCTCCTGCCCAACGCCCTATCATAAGGCTACCCCAATACATTGATATAAAAGGAGCAATAGCCGATCCTGTAAGTTCGCCAAATTCAGGTGTACCCAAAAGTTCACCTAAGTTACTTTGTATCGTTACCTCTACCCCTACATAAGTAAAGATACCTAGCATACCTAATACTAATTGAGGGTAACGCATTGCACCCCATCCTTCTGGTTTTTTTTGTGCAGCACTATTAGCAAAAAGTAATCCAAATACTATTACCAATAAAGTAGCTATTGTTAATCCAAGACCTAGAAAGTCTTTTTCTTTATTTTCTATAAAACGGGTTATAAATTCAGGATCTTCATAACGAGAAAATATATAACCAAAAATAGCGATAAGTATAACCGTAATTGCAATAAGTGTATTCATTGCTTTTTTAGCTGGCTCAAAAACCGATTCTATTTTACCCGATGGTAATTTTTTAGAAAAGAAGAATAACCCTGCAGATATAAGGAATAATGCACCTACAAAGATGTAAAGTATCTCCATCATATCAAGAGATTCTGGTCGTTGTGCAAATTCTTCAATATTAATACCCGATGCAACACCAAACAATGCTAATGAAACAACAATAGGACCTATAGTAGTACCAAAAGAGTTAACCCCTCCTGCAAGATTAAGCCTGTTACTCGCTGTATGCGGTTCTCCTAATGAGGCTGCAAAAGGTTGTGCAGAAGTTTGTTGTAAAGAAAAACCAAGTGCTACAATAAATAGCGCACCTAGTATAAGGTAATAATCTCCTGATTTTACAGCAAAAATCATTAGTATAGCACCTAATGTACTAATAAGTAATCCATTAATGATACCTTTTTTAAAACCCCAAGAATTTAATATGTCTTTTTTTACAAGGGTACTAAATATAAATAGCAATAATGCTCCCATATAGTAAGCTCCATAAAAAGCAAAGTCTATAAGTTGGCTCTGAAATTGATCAAGCCCAAATTTAGCTTTACAAAATGGGATAAAAACACCGTTTGATGCTCCAATAAAACCCCAGAAAAAGAATACCGTGATAAGAGTATACAGTGCTGGGTAATTGGTTTTTGTTTGGTTTGTACTCATAATGTGATGAATAATTAATGTGATGAATAAATATTTAGAATAGAATTGTGTGATTTATTGTATAGGTACAATACTAATGGCTGTACCACCTCCTGGTGCAAGATTAAGTTTCAGCTTTGTTTTAGCTGTAACTTTTATAGTTTTAATTTCATAATTAATAGGATCATTTTTCCAATCGGCATTTTTACCGTCTTGGTAAATAATCGCTTTGTATTTCTGATCAGGAGTAAGAAAGTCTAGTGTAAGTGTTGTTTTTCTGGCATTTTCATCAGTTATAGCTCCTAAAAACCAGTTTTCAGTGCCTTTTGCCTTACGAGCAATGGTAAGATAATCGCCTGGCTCTGCCTCTAGCACTTTTGTATCATCCCAATCGGCAGCTACATCTTTAATAAACTGAAAAGCATCAGGATATTTCTCATAATTTTCAGGCAGGTCGGCAGCCATTTGTAACGGGCTGTACATGGTTACATATAACGCTAACTGTTTAGCTAGTGTAGTATGCACTTGCTCTGTTTTAGTAGCGTCATACACATTCATTTTTACTTCAAAAATACCAGGGGTATAATCCATAGGTCCACCCAGTAAGCGAGTAAAAGGTAATATTGTTTCGTGAGCCGGTGGGTTACCTGAACTCCAACCATTAAACTCATTACCTCGTGCTGCTTCGGCTGCTATATAATTGGGCCATGTTCTATGCACACCTGTAGGTCTTGATGATTCGTGCGAGTTAATCAGTATTTTATATTCTGCTGCTCTTTGTGGCACATAATTAAAATGATTTACCATTGCCTGCCCATCATGAAACTCACCACGAGGTATTATTTTGCCCACATAACCTGTCTTAACAGCTCCGTAACCATAATCTTTCATGAATTTATAAGCCCTGTCTAGCCTGCGTTCATAGTTAGTTACTGAACCTGATGTTTCATGGTGCATTATCATTTTTACACCTTTCTTCTTGGCATATTCTGTAACTTCTTTAATATCAAAATCAGGATATGGCGTAGTAAAGTCAAACACTTCTTCTTTCCAGTTACCAAACCAATCTTCCCAACCAGTGTTCCAACCTTCTACTAGTACTCCATCAAAACCATGTTTTGCAGCAAAATCTATATATCGTTTAGTATTTTCGGTAGTGGCGCCATGTGGCTTTCTTTTTGCAAACTTGTTTTGAGAGGCATCCTGTGTACCGCTATAATCCCAAGTTGATACGCCCACGTGCATTTCCCACCAAATACCTACATACTTCATTGGCTTTATCCAAGAAGTATCATCTATTTTAGATGGTTCGTTAAGGTTTAATATCATTTTTTGTCCTACAATATCGCGAGCATCATCGCTAACCATTATAGTACGCCAAGGCGTTACTGCTGGTGCTTGCAAGTAAGCCATATCTCCTATAGCATTAGGCACTAATTGCGATGTGAGCTTGTGTGTTTTAGCATCAAGATTTAAATGCATTACAGGATAGTTTACTACCGCAGCTTCAAAAATATTAATGTAAAGTCCATTTTTAGACTTCATCATTAACGGCGACTGTATGGTATATTTATCTGTTATCGATTTTACAGCAATACCATTATTAAGGTTAAGTTTATCATTATCTATTTCAGATAATAGTGTTTCATTATACACATACTCCTGACTATCGAAATCTCCAGGAATCCAAAAAGCTTTATGATCACCTGTAAGGTTAAACTCGGTATTCTCGGCAGCAATAACAAAATAGTTTAATTTATCTTGTTTAGGAAACTCATAACGAAATGCAACACCTTCGTCAAAGGCTTTAAAAATAATATTGAGCAATCTTCCCGTACCTTCTTGACGAAGCATAACACTCATCTGATTATACTTATTTTGTATAACGGCTACTTCGCCTAATACTGGTTTCCAGCTATCGTTTACCGAAGCTGATTTTACTCCCATAATAGTAAAACTATCGCTAAGGGAGGGTTCGTTTTTAATATCAAGCCCTAAATAGCTTTTTGCTATAACAGGTTGATTTTTGTAGGTTACTGAATAATAAGGACTGCCCGATTGATCGAGCTTAAATTCGGTAACAATGTCTTGTGATGGTGACTTTACCGATTGGGCAGATGTAAACCCAATGCATAAAAGCAATAGTGATGTAAAAGAAATTCTC comes from the Flavobacterium arcticum genome and includes:
- a CDS encoding MFS transporter, producing MSTNQTKTNYPALYTLITVFFFWGFIGASNGVFIPFCKAKFGLDQFQSQLIDFAFYGAYYMGALLLFIFSTLVKKDILNSWGFKKGIINGLLISTLGAILMIFAVKSGDYYLILGALFIVALGFSLQQTSAQPFAASLGEPHTASNRLNLAGGVNSFGTTIGPIVVSLALFGVASGINIEEFAQRPESLDMMEILYIFVGALFLISAGLFFFSKKLPSGKIESVFEPAKKAMNTLIAITVILIAIFGYIFSRYEDPEFITRFIENKEKDFLGLGLTIATLLVIVFGLLFANSAAQKKPEGWGAMRYPQLVLGMLGIFTYVGVEVTIQSNLGELLGTPEFGELTGSAIAPFISMYWGSLMIGRWAGAITVFNPSNSMKKVLLIVVPYIAFGVVLLANYVSGQDITPLYAYAAIVLIQIVGFFMGQDHPAKTLMIFGLLGMTAMLIGLFTTGNVAIYAFMSGGLFCSIMWPSIFSLAIVGIGKYTSQGSALLVMMILGGGIIPPLQGKISDIIGIHSSYFIPVLCFAYIAFYGWYVVKVLKKQGIAEEVEIGGAH
- a CDS encoding glycoside hydrolase family 97 protein produces the protein MRISFTSLLLLCIGFTSAQSVKSPSQDIVTEFKLDQSGSPYYSVTYKNQPVIAKSYLGLDIKNEPSLSDSFTIMGVKSASVNDSWKPVLGEVAVIQNKYNQMSVMLRQEGTGRLLNIIFKAFDEGVAFRYEFPKQDKLNYFVIAAENTEFNLTGDHKAFWIPGDFDSQEYVYNETLLSEIDNDKLNLNNGIAVKSITDKYTIQSPLMMKSKNGLYINIFEAAVVNYPVMHLNLDAKTHKLTSQLVPNAIGDMAYLQAPAVTPWRTIMVSDDARDIVGQKMILNLNEPSKIDDTSWIKPMKYVGIWWEMHVGVSTWDYSGTQDASQNKFAKRKPHGATTENTKRYIDFAAKHGFDGVLVEGWNTGWEDWFGNWKEEVFDFTTPYPDFDIKEVTEYAKKKGVKMIMHHETSGSVTNYERRLDRAYKFMKDYGYGAVKTGYVGKIIPRGEFHDGQAMVNHFNYVPQRAAEYKILINSHESSRPTGVHRTWPNYIAAEAARGNEFNGWSSGNPPAHETILPFTRLLGGPMDYTPGIFEVKMNVYDATKTEQVHTTLAKQLALYVTMYSPLQMAADLPENYEKYPDAFQFIKDVAADWDDTKVLEAEPGDYLTIARKAKGTENWFLGAITDENARKTTLTLDFLTPDQKYKAIIYQDGKNADWKNDPINYEIKTIKVTAKTKLKLNLAPGGGTAISIVPIQ
- a CDS encoding lipoprotein is translated as MKKVLITLSIVTILTACNNKKQDATEPAVIELNDTTATNTTEVTIPSSSKHADGEVITIEGRVTEIINGKDGYTAKIHTPSGEVYSATVSIANMDDPKQQYKTVKMGEDITVTGEVVNLESDVLIKVTELKKNTSEHRALKYEKH
- the creD gene encoding cell envelope integrity protein CreD, giving the protein METSQNPKNFFQSATAKIIMVGLLTLVLLIPLQYVKNLILERSNRQKEVIIDINQKWGGSVYFYGPVLKVPYTSYTETKVTDEKTKQVTINRTANTNYAYFFPDELNAIANVTTEERNRSNYKSVLFNSKMNFKGVYTMPDFSTESIADADIQWDKASVIIETNNIKGIKGEVAMTIGSQKYIFEPAADNSSFTKGSYAALETKSINVKEVFNTKSIPFNFDISYNGSEYIKIVPIGKQTTAKMTSNWNSPGFQGDFIPENKNITDSGFTAEWKISFLNRPFVQQHFGKLPNLSEYSFDVDFVIPVNQYQQSERAAKYGFLVIGLTFLVFFLIQTISKINIHIFQYSMIGLALIMFYTLLISVTEHSSFKFAYAISGVAVIVMIGLYSLSILKNKKFPLLITTSLGALYTFIYVIIQLENYALLVGSIGLFLILGAVMYVSRKIDWSNSHA